Below is a window of Flavobacterium sp. N2820 DNA.
ATATACTGGAAAACAAGAAATTGCTTACACTAATAATTCTAATGATACGCTGCACAAAGTGTATTATCATTTGTACAATAATGCATTTCAACCCGGAAGCGAAATGGATGCGCGTTTACAAGTAATTTCAGATCCCGATAAACGCATGGTGCGCACCTTTAAAAAAGAAGGTAAAGATGTAAAAGAAAGTAAAATCAGCACCCTAAAACCAAATGAAATTGGTTATTTAAACATCGCTAACTTCAAACAAGATGGCGTTGCAGCAACCACAAAAGTAGTGGGAACTATTTTAGAAGTTACGTTAGCAAAAGCTATTTTACCCAAACAAAAAACTACCCTTTCATTAGATTTTGAAGGACAAGTGCCTTTGCAAATTCGTCGTTCGGGAAGAATTTCTGAAGAAGGCGTTGCTTTATCCATGACACAATGGTATCCAAAATTATGCGAATATGATTTTGAAGGATGGCACGCTAATCCATACATCGGAAGAGAATTTCATGGTGTTTGGGGTAATTTTGATGTAAAAATCACTATCGACAAAGCCTACACTATTGGCGGAACGGGTTATTTACAAAACAAAAACGAAATCGGTCACGGTTATCAAGATGCTGGTGTGCAAGTCGTTTATCCAAAGAAAACCAAAAATCTAACTTGGCATTTTTATGCGCCAAACGTTCATGATTTTGCTTGGGGAGCGGATAACGAATTCATACACGACATGATTTTAGGTCCGAATGATGTAGAATTGCATTTCTTGTACAAAAACAAAAAAGATAATTTAGAAAACTGGAAAAAATTACAACCTAAAACAGCCGAATTATTAGCGTTTTTTAATGAAAACGTTGGACAATATCCATACAAACAATACTCCGTAATTCAAGGTGGCGATGGCGGAATGGAATATGGCATGTGTACCTTAATCACCGGAAACAGAGCTTTTGGGAGTTTAGTTGGTGTTACCGCACACGAA
It encodes the following:
- a CDS encoding M1 family metallopeptidase produces the protein MKNLLFIFISCFGFAQNNPNPGYWQQHVDYKMDVKMDVKKFQYTGKQEIAYTNNSNDTLHKVYYHLYNNAFQPGSEMDARLQVISDPDKRMVRTFKKEGKDVKESKISTLKPNEIGYLNIANFKQDGVAATTKVVGTILEVTLAKAILPKQKTTLSLDFEGQVPLQIRRSGRISEEGVALSMTQWYPKLCEYDFEGWHANPYIGREFHGVWGNFDVKITIDKAYTIGGTGYLQNKNEIGHGYQDAGVQVVYPKKTKNLTWHFYAPNVHDFAWGADNEFIHDMILGPNDVELHFLYKNKKDNLENWKKLQPKTAELLAFFNENVGQYPYKQYSVIQGGDGGMEYGMCTLITGNRAFGSLVGVTAHEMAHSWFQFVLATNETKHEWMDEGFTSYISNLAMNKVFPPKKPENPFEDAYKNYIYLAKSGKEQPLSTHADRYDLNMAYGISAYSKGEVFLAQLGYLIGQENLNKTIKRYYNEYKFTHPTPNDIKRVAEKVSGANLDWYLLDWTLTTNTIDYAIKNVESATDGVQRTGVSLERKGRMPMPLDILVEYTDGTKEFFYIPNTLMRWEKPNPYTGIKATVLKGWDWAYPTYFFEIPKAQSNIKSITIDPSGLLADVNKEDNVFIKK